From a single Leptospirillum ferriphilum genomic region:
- a CDS encoding proteasome accessory factor PafA2 family protein — protein sequence MKTVVGLETEYGALLSGVSQGMRDLFRQEEMFQKVRDHIFHVQRKGLIDQHQRAYDEPPGNGGFLRNGGRLYIDMGHVEYATPECHTLLDLVRADRGGDLLLQQAVDEMGLSGEISFIKNNIDHQTLATFGSHENYLVSRDFPFTERGMEPLVAFLVTRQIVTGAGRVGVSYVNDSLISLDTERPPVHFQISQRADYIVNKFYQWVQMNRSIVNTRDEPLSDPLQYRRMHLLLGDSNMSQFATAMKFGMTKIVMDLVEDGLAPAVGVRDPVQACRAISHDLSMRWNLQDLEGRILSALDMQEMFLEKAVKAYSGRDEDTDWVLEEWGKILSDLAKKDPSLVTDRLDWAAKYNMISAFRESENLEWNDPWLESLDLEYHNIDPAKGLFHILEEEGRHRRLIPPSISETGATCPPSFTRAEGRAQAIDRILENPEMLYIIQWFGIQINQGDVLYMLEPLKNYRDEVSEYFRKNLPPSPDA from the coding sequence ATGAAAACCGTTGTTGGACTGGAAACAGAATACGGTGCCCTTCTATCAGGCGTGTCCCAGGGGATGAGGGATCTGTTTCGTCAGGAAGAAATGTTCCAGAAAGTTCGGGATCATATCTTTCATGTCCAGCGAAAAGGTTTGATTGACCAGCACCAGCGGGCTTACGACGAACCCCCCGGAAATGGGGGCTTCCTCCGGAATGGCGGGAGACTCTATATTGATATGGGGCATGTCGAATATGCCACTCCCGAATGCCATACATTGCTTGACCTTGTGCGCGCGGACCGAGGAGGGGACCTGCTTCTCCAGCAGGCAGTTGACGAAATGGGGTTATCCGGCGAGATTTCTTTTATCAAGAACAATATTGATCATCAGACACTTGCCACTTTCGGTTCCCATGAAAATTATCTTGTTTCCAGGGATTTTCCGTTTACGGAAAGAGGCATGGAACCCCTTGTCGCTTTTCTCGTGACCCGTCAGATTGTGACGGGAGCTGGAAGAGTCGGTGTTTCTTATGTGAACGACAGCCTGATTTCCCTGGATACAGAAAGGCCTCCGGTTCATTTCCAAATTTCCCAGCGCGCCGATTACATCGTGAACAAATTCTATCAATGGGTTCAGATGAACCGTTCCATTGTAAATACACGGGACGAGCCTTTGTCCGATCCGTTACAGTACCGACGCATGCATCTGCTTCTGGGCGATTCCAATATGTCCCAATTTGCGACGGCCATGAAATTCGGGATGACGAAGATCGTGATGGATCTTGTCGAGGATGGGCTGGCGCCTGCCGTTGGAGTCCGTGATCCTGTCCAGGCGTGCCGTGCGATTTCTCACGATTTGTCGATGCGATGGAATCTTCAGGATCTGGAAGGACGGATCCTGTCGGCTCTCGATATGCAGGAGATGTTTTTGGAAAAGGCGGTCAAAGCCTATTCGGGGCGTGACGAGGATACCGACTGGGTTTTGGAGGAGTGGGGAAAGATTCTCTCGGATCTGGCGAAAAAGGATCCCTCCCTTGTCACAGACCGCCTGGACTGGGCAGCAAAATACAACATGATCAGTGCATTCAGGGAGTCAGAGAATCTCGAATGGAATGATCCCTGGCTGGAAAGCCTTGACCTTGAGTACCACAATATTGATCCGGCCAAGGGGCTTTTCCACATTCTGGAAGAAGAAGGACGACATCGCCGTCTCATACCCCCTTCCATATCGGAAACCGGAGCCACCTGTCCACCATCTTTCACCCGGGCCGAGGGCCGGGCCCAGGCAATTGACCGGATTCTGGAAAACCCGGAAATGCTTTACATCATTCAGTGGTTCGGGATCCAGATCAATCAGGGTGATGTTCTGTATATGCTGGAACCATTAAAAAACTATCGGGACGAAGTGTCGGAGTATTTTCGAAAAAATCTTCCGCCCTCTCCGGACGCCTAG
- a CDS encoding AAA family ATPase, which yields MSDHRSSESDHQSPISDKMTGSENTIDARIRELAELIDKISHDVSAEDARKDLYRLKKRIFDLTADWSRCAQEREKMEEVLEKLSSPAFRLGTLLGKAGEGLGWVSVGGADYCCQIDPRIRPDELEAGQRVRLNEALSIVGAENPDPFGTVVQVSKVLPDGRLEIGGDKNVAGSPATVVGRAASLQKTKVLPGDSLRLDNTSRLAVEYLGGRQDSHLLEEVPDVSWENVGGQKKAIEEIRKAILNPSLHQDLYSRYRFRSPKGFLLYGPPGCGKTLIGKATAHQLAKEMEAMEGRPVKGVFFHIKGPEIFNMWLGESERIVRELFEQGREARKRGDFPVLFIDEAEAILGTRRSIRSFNIHNTLVPMFCAEMDGMSGSNGFMVILATNRPEMIDPAILRPGRIDRKIRVLRPDRQAAEDIVRLYLTGDIPIEKQSDQDSVEQARDVLVGKFLDELYARTESNAVLEVVLRSGRREILYRSDLSSGALLASIVDRAKEKALLREMEKNGDVPSGVSLQDLLSATEDEFLEGDIVPASDGAEDWMSLLDLRQRDVADLKKFDSSNRERKVLERRAIE from the coding sequence ATGAGCGATCATCGAAGTTCTGAATCAGACCATCAAAGCCCTATCTCAGACAAAATGACCGGCAGTGAGAACACGATTGATGCCCGGATCCGGGAATTGGCGGAACTGATCGACAAAATATCCCATGATGTTTCTGCAGAAGACGCCAGGAAAGATTTGTACCGCCTGAAAAAACGTATTTTTGACCTTACTGCAGACTGGAGCCGTTGCGCCCAGGAGCGGGAAAAAATGGAAGAAGTCCTGGAAAAGCTGAGCAGTCCGGCCTTCCGTTTGGGAACCTTGCTGGGAAAGGCAGGTGAAGGACTGGGCTGGGTTTCGGTGGGCGGAGCCGATTACTGCTGTCAGATCGATCCCCGTATTCGTCCGGACGAGCTCGAAGCCGGCCAACGCGTCCGCCTGAATGAAGCGCTCTCCATTGTCGGGGCGGAAAACCCGGATCCTTTTGGTACGGTCGTTCAGGTCAGCAAGGTTCTTCCTGACGGGCGGCTCGAAATCGGTGGAGACAAGAATGTTGCGGGATCTCCGGCAACCGTCGTCGGAAGGGCTGCTTCCCTTCAGAAAACAAAGGTTCTGCCGGGTGATTCCCTTCGCCTCGACAACACCTCCCGGCTTGCGGTCGAATATCTGGGGGGCCGTCAGGACAGTCATCTTCTGGAAGAAGTTCCTGATGTTTCCTGGGAGAATGTGGGTGGACAGAAAAAAGCCATCGAAGAAATTCGCAAGGCCATTCTGAATCCTTCTCTGCATCAGGATTTGTATTCCCGTTACCGGTTCCGGTCTCCCAAGGGTTTTCTTCTTTACGGACCTCCAGGATGCGGAAAGACCCTGATCGGGAAAGCCACTGCTCATCAGCTTGCCAAGGAAATGGAAGCCATGGAAGGGCGTCCCGTCAAGGGAGTTTTTTTCCACATCAAGGGGCCGGAAATCTTCAACATGTGGCTCGGAGAATCTGAACGCATCGTCCGCGAGCTTTTTGAACAGGGACGTGAAGCCCGGAAAAGGGGAGATTTTCCCGTCCTCTTTATCGATGAAGCCGAGGCTATTCTCGGGACCCGTCGCTCGATTCGTTCTTTCAATATCCACAACACGCTGGTTCCCATGTTCTGTGCGGAGATGGACGGCATGTCCGGATCCAACGGTTTTATGGTCATTCTGGCCACCAACCGGCCGGAGATGATCGATCCGGCAATCCTGCGCCCCGGACGGATTGACCGGAAGATTCGTGTTCTGCGGCCCGACCGGCAGGCGGCGGAGGACATTGTCCGTCTGTATCTGACGGGGGATATCCCGATCGAAAAACAGTCGGACCAGGATTCTGTGGAGCAGGCCCGGGACGTTCTGGTCGGTAAATTTCTGGATGAGCTTTATGCCCGGACGGAATCAAACGCCGTTCTGGAAGTTGTTCTGAGAAGTGGCCGGAGGGAAATCCTTTACCGGTCGGACCTTTCCAGCGGGGCTCTGCTGGCGTCCATTGTCGATCGGGCCAAGGAAAAAGCTCTTTTGAGGGAGATGGAAAAGAACGGAGATGTTCCTTCGGGAGTCTCCCTGCAGGATCTTCTGTCTGCAACGGAGGATGAGTTTCTCGAAGGCGATATTGTGCCGGCCAGCGATGGTGCCGAAGACTGGATGTCTCTTCTCGATTTGCGTCAACGGGATGTGGCAGATCTCAAAAAGTTTGACAGCTCCAACCGTGAGAGAAAGGTTCTCGAGCGTCGGGCCATCGAATGA
- a CDS encoding 2'-deoxycytidine 5'-triphosphate deaminase, whose product MGTLSDVQISRLIDAGAIVDPFEGRDALLSRVQPASLDLALGQTAYRIRSSFLPQGDSVSRLLPELSLYPVDLSTHPYLEKGAVYLIPLSEQLSLPPGVEGKTNPKSSTGRVDVFTRVLTEKTHRFDDIPPGYKGHLYLEVFSRSFPLKVKPGLSLSQLRLFENRKILTDLELMNRHRTFPLFWYDGKHKEETEEFRDGVSLGVDLSFESIVGYKARPNTRVLDLTVSSENPAEPFWEPIMRPSSGDLILEPESFYLFASRAKIRIPSDMAGEMVEFDAQSGELRTHYAGFFDPGFGLVEEGARAVLEIRPHDVPFRVVDGQKIFRLRFEWMESPPRHPYGLEIGSNYSRQALKLSKYFGRFPETV is encoded by the coding sequence TTGGGAACGTTAAGCGATGTCCAGATCTCCCGCCTGATAGACGCGGGTGCGATCGTCGATCCATTCGAGGGCCGGGATGCTCTTTTGTCGCGTGTACAGCCAGCTTCGCTTGATCTGGCACTTGGTCAGACGGCATACAGAATTCGCTCGAGTTTCCTTCCGCAGGGAGACAGCGTGTCCCGTCTGCTGCCGGAGCTCTCTCTCTACCCCGTCGATCTGAGCACTCATCCTTATCTGGAAAAAGGCGCCGTTTACCTGATCCCTCTGTCGGAACAGCTGTCTCTTCCCCCGGGAGTTGAAGGGAAAACCAATCCCAAAAGCTCGACGGGAAGAGTGGATGTCTTCACAAGAGTGCTGACCGAAAAAACGCACCGCTTCGATGATATTCCACCGGGGTATAAAGGACATCTTTACCTGGAAGTGTTTTCCCGCTCTTTTCCGTTGAAGGTGAAGCCTGGTCTCTCGCTCTCCCAGCTTCGGCTCTTTGAAAACAGGAAGATTCTGACAGATCTGGAGTTGATGAACCGCCACCGCACATTTCCTCTTTTTTGGTACGACGGGAAACACAAGGAGGAGACAGAAGAATTTCGGGACGGGGTGTCGCTGGGAGTCGACCTTTCCTTTGAGTCGATTGTCGGCTACAAAGCGCGTCCGAACACCCGGGTTCTGGACTTGACAGTTTCCTCCGAAAATCCGGCTGAGCCCTTCTGGGAGCCGATCATGCGGCCTTCGTCCGGCGATTTGATTCTTGAGCCAGAATCCTTTTACCTTTTTGCTTCCCGTGCGAAAATCCGCATCCCATCCGATATGGCTGGAGAAATGGTCGAGTTCGATGCTCAATCAGGAGAACTGCGGACACATTACGCGGGATTTTTTGATCCCGGTTTCGGTCTTGTCGAAGAAGGGGCCCGGGCAGTTCTGGAGATTCGTCCCCATGACGTTCCTTTTCGCGTCGTTGATGGCCAGAAGATTTTTCGTCTCCGATTCGAATGGATGGAGAGCCCTCCCCGCCACCCTTATGGCCTTGAAATTGGCTCCAACTACAGCCGACAGGCTCTCAAGCTGAGCAAATATTTTGGCCGCTTTCCGGAAACTGTCTGA
- a CDS encoding 20S proteasome subunit alpha yields the protein MFDEPYRWVEAVSQRREYIEEQLRRSSPVLGASVSEGILFLTFYKRIPKVYEIYDGLAMGAIGHPADIESIRMMLLNAAHVEGFQRSPKDVTLHRLLLFSLSPRLKNAFEDIGVSPILVRSLFGEAGKTMEEDRLMAVDFDGNIEEEKGYLSVAGSSAVKDRIQERLGRQKEKKASVKDVLPELLEAYLYGVHENPDLGLDPEGNVIDPARKTQAIRRVFEEYTPNACLLDRKKGSLLPVSLLSLMEELTK from the coding sequence GTGTTTGATGAACCCTACAGATGGGTCGAAGCTGTCTCCCAGAGGCGGGAATACATCGAAGAGCAGCTGCGACGATCTTCGCCGGTCCTGGGGGCATCGGTCAGTGAAGGAATTCTCTTCCTCACGTTTTACAAGAGAATCCCGAAGGTCTATGAAATTTATGATGGTCTTGCAATGGGAGCCATAGGGCATCCGGCCGATATTGAGTCGATCCGGATGATGTTGCTCAATGCCGCTCATGTGGAAGGGTTTCAGCGTTCTCCCAAGGATGTGACGCTCCATCGACTCCTCCTTTTTTCCCTTTCGCCGCGCCTCAAAAACGCGTTTGAAGATATCGGTGTATCTCCGATACTGGTCCGCTCCCTGTTTGGTGAAGCAGGAAAGACCATGGAGGAAGACCGGTTGATGGCGGTGGACTTTGACGGCAATATCGAAGAAGAAAAGGGCTATCTTTCCGTCGCCGGTTCTTCCGCGGTGAAAGACCGGATTCAGGAGCGACTGGGAAGACAGAAAGAGAAAAAGGCGAGTGTGAAGGACGTTCTTCCGGAGCTCCTGGAAGCGTATCTTTATGGGGTTCATGAAAATCCCGATCTCGGTCTCGACCCGGAAGGAAATGTCATCGATCCTGCCAGGAAAACCCAGGCCATTCGACGAGTTTTTGAGGAATATACGCCGAATGCATGTTTGCTGGACCGAAAAAAGGGGAGTCTTTTACCGGTTTCCCTGTTATCGTTGATGGAAGAGTTGACAAAATGA
- a CDS encoding dihydroorotate dehydrogenase, producing the protein MLPPPIYDIRKSYEENYQHGPFFSGVLPKPIQSDTKIDFMGEKVSSRLGIPAGPLLNSRWISFYGQMGFDILTYKTVRSHFHPSYPDPNCMYVPFHKSFDLEDLQHPLIGTMAYNPVSLTDITITNSFGMPSQHPDIWMKDVGEALSSLSSGQVLVLSLVGTQREDRDLAQDFVYTAHLAKETGAKILEVNFSCPNVKGKEGQLYQNPDASGEILKRIRKDLGRDFHLIMKIGFSDNPEHLDRLVEATSPYLDAISAINTVTGTIINPEGKPALPGPGRERSGLCGSGIKNLSLKTIRGLRQALRRRAPQLSLIGVGGFNAVEDYPDFREAGADIVMSATGAMWDPFLAYHVKQRTFVQDTLPSDSTV; encoded by the coding sequence ATGTTGCCACCCCCAATCTATGATATCCGCAAGTCTTACGAAGAAAACTATCAGCATGGTCCCTTCTTTAGCGGGGTTTTGCCAAAACCCATCCAGTCCGACACAAAAATCGATTTCATGGGCGAGAAAGTCTCTTCCCGGCTCGGGATTCCTGCCGGCCCCCTTCTGAACTCAAGATGGATTTCTTTCTATGGGCAGATGGGATTCGATATCCTGACTTACAAGACCGTTCGGAGCCACTTTCATCCTTCCTATCCGGATCCAAACTGTATGTATGTGCCCTTTCACAAAAGCTTTGACCTGGAAGATCTCCAACATCCTCTCATTGGCACAATGGCCTATAATCCGGTTTCCCTGACCGACATCACCATCACGAACTCGTTTGGGATGCCGAGCCAGCATCCAGACATATGGATGAAGGATGTCGGGGAGGCTCTTTCTTCTCTTTCCAGTGGACAGGTTCTGGTCCTGAGTCTCGTCGGAACACAGCGGGAAGACCGGGATCTCGCACAGGACTTTGTCTATACAGCCCATTTGGCAAAAGAAACCGGGGCAAAAATTCTTGAAGTGAATTTTTCGTGTCCGAACGTCAAAGGAAAAGAAGGTCAACTCTACCAAAATCCGGATGCCAGCGGAGAGATCCTGAAACGAATCCGAAAAGATCTGGGCCGGGATTTTCACCTGATCATGAAAATCGGATTTTCCGACAATCCGGAACATCTGGATCGCCTTGTCGAGGCCACATCCCCCTATCTGGACGCAATCAGCGCTATTAATACGGTCACAGGGACGATCATTAATCCGGAAGGCAAGCCGGCTTTGCCGGGACCGGGAAGAGAACGATCAGGGCTTTGTGGCAGCGGGATCAAAAATCTTTCCCTGAAAACAATCCGCGGTCTTAGACAGGCCCTTCGACGACGGGCTCCTCAGCTCTCCCTGATCGGAGTCGGAGGGTTCAATGCGGTGGAAGATTATCCGGACTTTCGGGAAGCAGGGGCAGATATTGTGATGAGTGCAACCGGAGCGATGTGGGATCCTTTCCTTGCCTATCATGTGAAGCAACGAACCTTTGTTCAGGACACGCTCCCATCGGACTCAACCGTCTAG
- a CDS encoding proteasome accessory factor PafA2 family protein — protein MTDFSVVMGIETEYGIVRNDLEKSDPVIESMELVRSYQSADLTGWLYQGEDPSLDARGFRVDNLAQDEEEKAFTRSDYKRFFSFHEMKSDRILSNGGRFYNDHTHPEFSTPESSSIMELLHYDRAGLDILRLAKKERERLLGGNGLLSLYRNNTDYHGHSYGCHENYLLPRDIPFDRIVQTSVPFLVARTILLGAGKYGYESSEKRGIIRYQVSQRADFIETLVSVDTMHGRPLVNSRDEPHADRTLFRRLHLILGDANMSEWQTAMKLGMTRLVLRDLLLGGWKPKITLEDPVGAIRMVSKGLRDQPLLRLDTGQWTAIDILEYYADSLEDMKVSRTPEDQWVLSEWRSAIELFRSDPSRLSDRVDWIAKENLLSRFREEEDLSEDDPWLQSLDLEYHNIDPEQGLFFALEESGEMLRLSEEASVRAAMTDPPHRGRPPVRHAIIRRFPDDVVEAGWEKIRFRSGEVVILPLFQRLEEEEISRLVEHIGQLSSPLEIPGTIRHYTERTNS, from the coding sequence ATGACAGATTTTTCAGTTGTCATGGGAATCGAGACAGAGTACGGGATTGTCCGCAACGATCTGGAGAAATCCGATCCCGTGATCGAATCGATGGAGCTTGTGCGGTCTTACCAGTCCGCCGATTTGACCGGGTGGCTCTATCAGGGTGAAGACCCTTCTCTCGATGCCAGGGGCTTCCGTGTGGACAATCTTGCTCAGGATGAGGAAGAAAAAGCATTTACCAGGAGTGATTACAAAAGATTCTTTTCCTTTCATGAAATGAAAAGTGACCGGATACTCTCCAACGGAGGACGGTTCTACAACGACCACACCCATCCGGAATTTTCGACGCCCGAGTCTTCCAGCATCATGGAGCTGTTGCACTATGACCGGGCTGGTCTCGATATCCTTCGTCTCGCAAAAAAAGAAAGAGAACGTCTCCTGGGAGGAAACGGGCTCCTCTCCCTTTACCGGAACAATACGGATTATCACGGCCATAGCTATGGCTGCCATGAAAATTATCTGCTTCCCCGGGATATTCCGTTCGACAGGATCGTTCAGACGAGCGTGCCGTTTCTGGTTGCCCGCACGATCCTTCTGGGAGCCGGAAAATATGGATACGAGTCTTCCGAAAAACGGGGAATCATCCGCTACCAGGTTTCCCAGAGGGCAGACTTCATCGAGACCCTTGTCAGCGTTGATACGATGCATGGCCGTCCTCTGGTCAACAGCCGGGATGAACCTCATGCGGACCGGACTCTTTTCCGGCGTCTTCACCTGATCCTGGGAGACGCGAATATGTCGGAATGGCAAACGGCCATGAAGCTCGGAATGACGAGACTGGTCCTGAGAGATCTCCTCCTTGGAGGCTGGAAGCCGAAAATAACCCTGGAAGATCCGGTCGGGGCAATCCGCATGGTTTCAAAGGGACTTCGCGATCAACCTCTTCTTCGACTTGACACAGGGCAGTGGACGGCCATTGATATCCTTGAATATTATGCGGATTCTCTGGAAGACATGAAGGTGAGCCGGACTCCGGAGGATCAATGGGTTCTCTCCGAATGGAGATCGGCCATCGAGTTGTTCAGGTCGGACCCGTCCCGACTTTCGGATCGGGTCGACTGGATCGCCAAGGAAAACTTGCTCTCCCGCTTCCGTGAGGAGGAAGATCTTTCTGAAGACGATCCCTGGCTTCAAAGTCTGGACCTGGAATACCACAATATTGATCCAGAGCAGGGACTTTTTTTTGCCCTGGAGGAATCCGGGGAGATGCTCCGTCTGTCGGAAGAAGCTTCTGTCCGGGCAGCGATGACAGATCCTCCCCATCGGGGCCGTCCCCCGGTGCGGCATGCCATCATTCGGCGTTTCCCCGACGATGTGGTCGAAGCAGGGTGGGAAAAAATCCGGTTCCGCTCCGGAGAGGTGGTCATTCTCCCCTTGTTTCAGCGGTTAGAGGAAGAGGAAATTTCCCGATTGGTCGAGCATATAGGGCAACTCTCCTCTCCCCTGGAGATTCCCGGGACCATCCGTCACTATACAGAGCGGACAAACTCCTAA
- a CDS encoding 20S proteasome subunit beta — MNDWHNRGSFLELLGEKSLGFPSGAPGPRHFPEGWSETRATTILAFHFSGGVLVAGDRRATAGNRIMTNRVEKVLEIDGSSLMAIAGSPAFAIEMARILEHSFKYYRRSQLAELSVEGKLRMLAQLLRENVPMAMQGFGAVVPIFVTRDSSQAKNQIFFYDILGAHFEGAPFAVAGSGSVEVQGILRYLDRWGMSGRGLVGLSEREALALAMRLLETASFFDSATGGVQAGETIYPIVKILGPEGVHTVPETDLEACYRTEVEGV; from the coding sequence ATGAACGACTGGCACAATCGGGGTTCTTTTCTGGAACTGCTGGGCGAAAAGAGCCTTGGTTTCCCATCCGGTGCGCCCGGACCCCGTCATTTTCCGGAAGGGTGGTCCGAAACCCGCGCCACGACAATTCTTGCCTTTCATTTTTCAGGGGGGGTTCTGGTTGCGGGAGATCGTCGCGCGACGGCCGGAAACCGGATCATGACGAACCGGGTCGAGAAAGTTCTCGAGATCGACGGTTCCTCTCTGATGGCAATCGCTGGCTCCCCTGCTTTTGCGATCGAGATGGCTCGTATCCTGGAGCACTCGTTCAAATATTATCGTCGAAGCCAGCTTGCGGAATTGTCTGTCGAGGGAAAACTTCGTATGCTGGCCCAGTTGCTGAGAGAAAATGTTCCCATGGCGATGCAGGGATTCGGGGCCGTTGTGCCAATCTTCGTGACCCGGGACTCTTCCCAGGCAAAGAACCAGATTTTTTTCTACGACATCCTGGGAGCGCATTTTGAAGGGGCCCCGTTTGCTGTGGCGGGATCGGGCTCTGTCGAGGTGCAGGGAATTCTTCGGTATCTTGACCGGTGGGGGATGTCCGGGAGAGGCCTTGTCGGACTCTCGGAAAGGGAGGCCTTGGCGCTGGCCATGCGATTACTGGAAACCGCCTCTTTTTTTGACTCCGCGACAGGAGGGGTTCAGGCCGGAGAGACCATTTATCCGATTGTGAAAATATTGGGCCCGGAAGGGGTGCATACCGTGCCCGAAACGGATCTGGAAGCCTGTTACCGGACGGAGGTCGAAGGTGTTTGA
- a CDS encoding ubiquitin-like protein UBact encodes MFNGEEVILFPERKTIPGAPGREIHKDAPAPKRPETKKTGDRLMDRMKKVDPNQSERYRQRTGE; translated from the coding sequence ATGTTTAACGGTGAAGAAGTCATACTTTTTCCGGAAAGAAAAACAATTCCAGGAGCCCCCGGACGGGAAATCCACAAGGATGCTCCCGCGCCAAAACGTCCGGAAACAAAAAAAACAGGGGATCGTCTGATGGACCGTATGAAAAAGGTGGATCCAAACCAGTCGGAACGTTACCGTCAAAGAACGGGAGAATAG
- a CDS encoding (2Fe-2S) ferredoxin domain-containing protein: MGRYRYHVFACTNKRDPEHPRGSCQLRNAEEILSLFREELKQANIPQPFRINKSGCLDACEEGPVFAVYPDGVYYRLKTREDVRQVVRQHLLNGVVVSDLQIPSPPESDNNG, encoded by the coding sequence ATGGGACGTTACCGCTATCATGTTTTTGCCTGCACAAACAAACGGGATCCTGAGCATCCGAGGGGCTCCTGCCAACTTCGAAATGCAGAAGAAATTCTCTCTCTTTTTCGGGAAGAGCTAAAACAGGCGAACATCCCGCAACCATTCCGGATCAACAAATCCGGCTGTCTGGACGCATGCGAAGAAGGCCCAGTCTTTGCCGTGTATCCGGACGGAGTTTACTATCGTTTAAAAACACGGGAGGATGTTCGCCAGGTCGTACGTCAGCATCTCTTGAACGGTGTTGTCGTCTCGGACCTTCAAATCCCCTCACCACCCGAATCAGACAACAATGGCTGA
- a CDS encoding homoserine kinase: MAEQLNLSGKHFPSTPLVEKSVTVYAPASVGNIGPGFDTLGMAVTEMGDTLTGYLQKREGPDLITSISGAWTSLPTDPSQNTATIAARYLLDKAGYSDLKLTVSIQKGVPGSGLGSSAASAVGGAMLTQLLLGSPFGDSELLDAAAQSESSVSGGYFLDNVSASLFGGISVSNSRLRESFRFGTFSGLFLVFLIPRTLLKTSESRKAIPPDVPLDRAIGALANSAGLLTAVHLGNPDLFCRMLQDPLIQPYRKNLIPFFDDLENISREAGARSFIISGAGSTMMALTDNPKDARTIQETLEKYVQEKQLPVLVRSSTIDSEGARHVATPNL; the protein is encoded by the coding sequence ATGGCTGAACAGTTGAATCTCTCCGGCAAACATTTTCCGTCAACGCCTCTTGTCGAAAAAAGCGTCACTGTTTACGCACCCGCTTCTGTCGGGAATATCGGTCCAGGATTTGACACTCTCGGAATGGCTGTCACAGAAATGGGAGACACCCTGACAGGATATCTCCAGAAAAGGGAAGGACCTGATCTTATCACAAGTATTTCGGGAGCCTGGACCAGTCTCCCGACGGACCCGTCCCAGAACACCGCTACGATTGCTGCCCGATATTTATTGGACAAGGCCGGATACTCAGATCTCAAGCTAACCGTCTCCATTCAAAAAGGTGTCCCCGGTTCAGGACTCGGCTCCAGCGCCGCTTCAGCCGTTGGAGGGGCCATGCTTACCCAACTGCTCCTTGGTTCCCCGTTCGGGGACAGCGAGCTTCTGGACGCGGCGGCCCAATCCGAATCCTCTGTCAGCGGAGGCTACTTTCTGGACAATGTTTCGGCCTCTCTTTTCGGCGGGATCTCTGTTTCGAATTCCCGCCTTCGGGAGTCCTTCCGGTTCGGAACTTTTTCGGGACTCTTCCTGGTGTTTCTGATCCCGCGCACACTCCTGAAAACCAGCGAATCACGGAAAGCGATCCCCCCCGATGTTCCTCTGGACAGAGCCATCGGGGCCCTCGCCAACAGCGCAGGTCTGCTGACCGCAGTCCATCTTGGCAACCCGGATCTTTTTTGCAGAATGCTTCAGGATCCCCTGATCCAGCCTTACAGAAAAAACCTGATTCCTTTCTTTGATGATCTGGAAAACATTTCCCGGGAAGCTGGTGCGCGCTCCTTCATCATTTCAGGAGCGGGGTCCACCATGATGGCCCTGACAGACAACCCGAAAGACGCCCGGACGATTCAGGAAACTCTTGAAAAGTATGTGCAGGAAAAACAGCTCCCTGTTCTGGTCCGGTCCTCTACCATTGACTCCGAAGGAGCCCGACATGTTGCCACCCCCAATCTATGA
- a CDS encoding VIT1/CCC1 transporter family protein, translating to MMNFLSSDHTEGWHSPHGRRIRDIVLGMNDGMVTVVSFLGGLTGSAISSRAVLLGGIMTGIAGSMSMFFGGYLAAKSQSDFFQRERDREWREIHDLPQMERNEVMEILERMNFTQDEARLFTNRITSNPEVWHEFMMKEELGILDSSKGTPFRDGAWLGLSFLLGSIPPVIPYVLENNTGKSFDLSLFISVLSLAALGIFKSRLTREPFYKGAVEMALFGGIAAILGLFTGTVLPRIIH from the coding sequence ATGATGAATTTTCTCTCCTCAGATCATACGGAAGGCTGGCATTCACCTCACGGACGCCGGATTCGGGATATCGTTCTCGGGATGAACGACGGGATGGTAACAGTCGTAAGTTTTCTGGGCGGTCTGACGGGGTCCGCCATTTCCTCCCGTGCCGTTCTTCTGGGTGGCATCATGACAGGCATTGCAGGGTCGATGTCCATGTTCTTTGGTGGTTACCTCGCTGCAAAATCCCAAAGTGATTTTTTTCAGCGGGAACGGGACAGGGAATGGAGAGAAATTCACGACCTTCCTCAAATGGAGCGCAATGAAGTCATGGAAATTCTTGAACGCATGAATTTTACGCAGGATGAAGCCAGGCTCTTTACAAACAGAATCACTTCGAATCCTGAAGTCTGGCACGAATTCATGATGAAAGAGGAATTGGGCATTCTTGATTCTTCTAAAGGAACCCCATTTCGCGATGGGGCATGGCTTGGTCTCTCTTTCCTCCTCGGAAGCATTCCCCCTGTCATTCCCTATGTTCTGGAAAATAATACCGGAAAATCCTTTGATTTATCGCTTTTCATTTCCGTTTTGTCACTTGCCGCCCTCGGGATTTTCAAATCCCGCCTGACCAGAGAACCCTTTTACAAAGGAGCAGTGGAAATGGCTTTGTTTGGGGGTATTGCTGCCATTCTCGGTCTCTTCACAGGAACGGTTCTTCCCAGGATCATTCATTGA